Proteins from one Psilocybe cubensis strain MGC-MH-2018 chromosome 11, whole genome shotgun sequence genomic window:
- a CDS encoding Muconate cycloisomerase 1 has product MEAQNVLHYPQAINSSVAIGNGAAAYIHILSGSFKSLSLFLLAFSPSKRSLAHLATIPAYGPHQYLCTNREKDHVYTTSWALPPSLSSWHIERSETEPWKVKHINTVPITATSSYITIPQPYTHAYSVGGPTGESHSIDATTGALINKTQEILFVPEDQLEAADKTRVALRYGSHGIEFTPSGQYAFVPVLGTNSIEMYTRDPASGQLEHITSVPSPRGLAYKDGPRHVKIHPNGKVLYSITEHSNLVDAYRILPNDLEHMSSRSLLPTDAPVIPTTHSEDHFRGDTLMFPPSTPSKPAPTVLITTTRGSNSRLRGWLSVFPLDADGDFTSVPEDVSSENARQAERFQTPTSGGRANAIDIISKDNNDPNSGLWILLTDEDDFTVSPSGTGAVRVLEWDGWGKGGIKIVDEWPTAKDADGEYRIKGASHAIWLD; this is encoded by the exons ATGGAAGCCCAAAACGTACTTCACTATCCTCAGGCCATTAACAGCTCCGTTGCAATTGGCAATGGCGCAGCCGCATATATTCATATCTTATCTGGTTCCTTCAAATCACTGTCGCTCTTTTTGCTCGCCTTCTCACCTTCGAAAAGGTCCCTTGCGCACCTGGCAACTATACCTGCCTACGGACCCCATCAATATTTGTGCACCAACAGAGAGAAAGATCATGTGTACACGACGAGCTGGGcacttcctccttctctaTCCAGCTGGCATATAGAGCGGAGTGAAACAGAACCCTGGAAGGTGAAGCACATAAATACAGTGCCAATCA CGGCTACCTCTTCGTATATCACAATTCCCCAACCTTATACTCATGCATATTCTGTGGGAGGGCCTACTGGAGAATCCCACAGTATTGACGCTACAACTGGAGCTCTTATCAACAAGACGCAGGAGATACTTTTCGTACCAGAAGATCAGCTAGAAGCAGCCGATAAGACAAGGGTGGCTCTG CGTTATGGGTCCCATGGGATCGAGTTTACGCCCTCCGGTCAATATGCGTTTGTCCCTGTACTTGGAACCAATTCTATCGAAATGTACACCCGAGATCCAGCAAGTGGACAGTTAGAGCATATAACCTCTGTACCATCTCCTCGCGGGTTAGCTTATAAGGATGGTCCGAGGCATGTCAAAATTCATCCCAACGGCAAGGTGCTATACTCAATCACTGAGCATT CAAACTTGGTCGATGCATATCGTATTTTGCCTAATGATCTTGAGCATATGAGCTCCCGCTCTCTTTTACCCACAGATGCACCTGTTATCCCGACCACACATTCAGAGGACCACTTCCGTGGAGATACACTGATGTTCCCTCCATCAACGCCTTCCAAACCTGCCCCGACAGTTTTGATCACTACCACACGAGGGTCTAATTCTCGGTTGCGCGGCTGGCTAAGCGTGTTTCCTCTCGATGCTGATGGAGATTTTACGTCCGTCCCAGAAGATGTGTCCAGCGAAAACGCACGCCAAGCAGAACGGTTCCAAACCCCGACGTCAGGTGGAAGAGCCAATGCAATTGATATTATTTCGAAGGACAATAATGACCCTAACTCAGGCCTGTGGATTCTTCTAACGGACGAAGACGACTTCACAGTGTCTCCTTCAGGAACTGGTGCAGTTAGAGTTCTTGAGTGGGATGGGTGGGGCAAGGGTGGCATCAAGATTGTTGATGAATGGCCTACCGCTAAAGATGCTGATGGTGAATATAGAATAAAAGGGGCGAGCCATGCTATATGGTTGGATTAG